The Marinilongibacter aquaticus genome has a window encoding:
- a CDS encoding alpha-L-fucosidase, whose amino-acid sequence MKRKLLLLGMFMLNLFHSALAQSQVNERAKWFVDDRFGMFIHWGIYSGIEGIWKGEKLRHGNDYAEWVKYRNQIDSKEYLTALNRFDWDSIDPEKWVILAKKAGMKYVTLTAKHHDGFALWNSQASDYNITKLSPGHRDIVKELAAACKKHGLKMGLYYSHWIDWNNPNSWSHEKEIYGLSEADYDRYWQNKVVPQLTELLTQYGDLGLIWFDMWEGHEKTVVTAKQLFQIKALIRKYQPNCLINSRLGLSIEEDPDVDFRTLGDNQFGDTKLDYPWQSPATVAHSWGYNAYETQWKSTTALLKNLIKNVSLNGNMMLNIGPRANGDVPFEIEDRLTRMGEWLDANGESIYGAQAFDLKADTHEWGDITCKSTKEGKFRLYLHVYNWPLNKKLILSGVEEAPKAAFLLVKPDEKIEVIHQHFRTELTLPAAPDKYVSVLVLEYEKKPTVDNTLIAETSFGGFSLKPQLAFEKEGDAKDKAAARFETIPPHVEINEVQQYTWQMYIPKAGKYRIDLSYAFEDDIESNSKMKVKMAEQSLVHQVEFTGQTVGEPLQDWHIDRYLSHSIGSIKIPAPGIYSLHLDAKNISSQKLKFQWIWLEKQK is encoded by the coding sequence ATGAAACGTAAACTTCTTCTTTTGGGCATGTTCATGCTGAACCTGTTCCATTCTGCTCTCGCCCAGTCACAGGTCAATGAAAGGGCCAAGTGGTTTGTCGACGACCGCTTCGGAATGTTCATCCATTGGGGCATATACAGCGGCATTGAGGGCATTTGGAAAGGAGAAAAATTGCGACACGGCAACGATTATGCAGAGTGGGTAAAATACCGCAATCAAATTGATTCAAAAGAATACCTTACTGCCCTGAACCGGTTCGACTGGGATTCCATCGATCCTGAAAAGTGGGTAATTCTAGCCAAAAAGGCGGGCATGAAATATGTTACGCTCACAGCCAAACACCACGATGGCTTTGCCCTATGGAACAGCCAAGCCAGTGACTACAACATCACCAAACTCAGCCCGGGCCACCGAGACATTGTCAAAGAACTGGCCGCTGCCTGCAAAAAACACGGACTGAAAATGGGTTTGTACTATTCGCATTGGATCGATTGGAACAACCCCAATTCATGGAGTCATGAAAAGGAAATTTATGGATTGAGCGAAGCCGATTACGATCGTTATTGGCAAAACAAAGTAGTGCCCCAACTGACCGAATTGCTCACCCAATACGGTGATCTCGGGCTCATTTGGTTCGATATGTGGGAGGGCCACGAAAAAACGGTAGTGACAGCCAAACAACTTTTCCAAATCAAAGCTTTGATACGGAAATACCAACCCAATTGCTTGATCAACTCGCGGCTAGGCCTAAGCATTGAAGAAGATCCCGACGTGGATTTCAGAACTTTGGGCGACAACCAATTTGGCGACACCAAACTGGATTATCCTTGGCAATCTCCGGCCACCGTTGCCCATTCATGGGGATACAATGCTTATGAAACCCAATGGAAATCGACCACGGCTTTGTTGAAAAATCTGATCAAAAACGTAAGCCTCAATGGCAACATGATGCTCAACATTGGCCCAAGAGCAAATGGCGATGTACCCTTCGAAATCGAAGATCGACTGACGCGGATGGGCGAATGGCTCGATGCCAACGGCGAATCCATCTACGGAGCTCAAGCTTTTGACCTGAAAGCCGATACCCACGAATGGGGCGATATCACCTGCAAAAGCACAAAAGAGGGTAAATTCAGGCTCTACCTGCACGTCTACAATTGGCCATTGAACAAAAAGTTGATCTTGAGCGGCGTCGAAGAAGCCCCGAAAGCGGCCTTCCTTTTGGTAAAACCCGATGAAAAAATAGAGGTGATTCATCAGCATTTCCGCACAGAATTGACACTTCCTGCCGCTCCAGATAAGTACGTTTCTGTGCTCGTGCTGGAATACGAAAAGAAGCCCACGGTCGACAATACCCTGATTGCCGAAACAAGCTTCGGAGGCTTCTCACTGAAGCCTCAACTGGCCTTTGAAAAAGAGGGCGATGCCAAAGATAAAGCGGCTGCAAGATTTGAAACGATCCCGCCGCATGTGGAAATAAATGAGGTCCAACAATACACATGGCAAATGTATATCCCCAAAGCAGGCAAATACAGGATCGACCTCTCCTATGCTTTTGAAGACGACATAGAAAGCAATTCGAAAATGAAGGTTAAAATGGCCGAACAAAGCTTGGTCCACCAGGTCGAGTTCACAGGACAAACCGTGGGCGAGCCTCTACAAGATTGGCACATCGACCGCTACCTTTCCCATTCCATCGGAAGCATAAAAATACCCGCTCCGGGAATTTACAGCCTGCACTTAGACGCAAAAAACATAAGTTCGCAGAAATTGAAATTTCAGTGGATTTGGTTGGAAAAACAGAAGTAA
- a CDS encoding GMC oxidoreductase: MNLKQDHSQNQTFDAIVVGSGMSGGWAAKELCDAGLKTLVLERGRNVEHVTDYTTAFSNPWDLPHRGRETRQDRLENPIANKCYAYDEATKQFFLPDEEQAYIQDKPFDWIRSYQEGGKSLTWGRQTQRWSPYEFENPHKWGYGIEWPIRYDELAPWYSKVERFIGVSGHRDAHPSMPDGEFLKPFEMTCVEKHVQETIAKNYADRAAIIGRCAHLTEVKEIHEKQGRSQCQSRVLCYRGCPFGAYFSSNSSTIPWAQKTGNLTLRPHSIVHSIRYDEQKGKAKGVLVIDQKTGETHEFYAKIIFVNASTINSNALLLNSKSKRFPNGLGNDSGVLGKYLGFHMYRGTISALHPSFGDKFYYGRRPTAVIVPNFRNLEKQESSFLGGYSSFFSTGRSVGHEAPFGEALKKASGEIGPWSVYMMMQGETIPKESCQISLAPEKQDKYGLPQVSIHVHYDDNDMHMMQDFHEQGEQMLELAGFKQINKIDTHQAPGLDIHEMGGARMGKDPKNSILNRFNQVHTCQNVFVTDGACMSSFGHQNPSLTFMALTARAVDHAISELKKQNL, from the coding sequence ATGAACCTAAAACAAGACCATTCTCAAAATCAGACTTTCGATGCCATTGTGGTTGGCTCGGGTATGAGTGGCGGCTGGGCGGCTAAAGAACTCTGCGATGCTGGACTCAAAACGCTTGTGCTTGAAAGAGGACGAAACGTGGAACACGTCACCGATTACACTACCGCTTTTTCGAACCCTTGGGACCTCCCCCACCGTGGCCGAGAAACAAGGCAAGATCGACTCGAAAATCCGATAGCAAACAAATGCTATGCCTACGACGAGGCCACGAAACAATTTTTTCTTCCTGACGAAGAACAAGCCTACATACAAGATAAGCCTTTTGATTGGATTCGGAGTTATCAAGAAGGCGGAAAAAGTCTTACTTGGGGACGCCAAACACAAAGGTGGAGCCCTTATGAATTTGAGAATCCCCACAAATGGGGTTACGGGATCGAATGGCCCATCCGGTACGACGAATTGGCTCCATGGTACAGCAAAGTCGAACGCTTCATTGGCGTTTCGGGCCATCGCGATGCACACCCCAGCATGCCCGATGGCGAATTTCTAAAACCTTTCGAAATGACCTGTGTCGAAAAGCATGTTCAAGAGACAATAGCCAAAAATTATGCCGACAGAGCGGCCATTATCGGACGCTGTGCCCACCTTACAGAAGTGAAAGAAATTCATGAAAAACAAGGCCGAAGCCAATGCCAGTCACGTGTGCTTTGCTATCGGGGCTGCCCTTTCGGTGCCTATTTTTCGTCCAATTCTTCTACAATACCTTGGGCACAAAAAACAGGAAACCTTACGCTTCGGCCGCACAGCATTGTGCACTCGATACGCTACGACGAACAAAAAGGAAAAGCCAAAGGCGTATTGGTTATCGACCAAAAAACAGGAGAAACACATGAATTTTACGCGAAGATTATTTTCGTGAACGCCTCCACCATAAACAGCAATGCACTTTTGTTGAATTCCAAATCGAAACGGTTTCCGAATGGCCTGGGCAATGACAGTGGTGTGCTGGGCAAATACCTTGGCTTTCACATGTACAGGGGCACGATCTCGGCCTTGCATCCCAGTTTCGGCGATAAATTTTACTATGGCCGACGGCCCACCGCCGTCATTGTGCCCAATTTCCGAAACCTAGAAAAACAAGAATCCAGCTTCCTTGGCGGCTATTCTTCCTTCTTTTCCACCGGAAGGTCTGTGGGCCACGAAGCCCCCTTTGGCGAAGCTTTGAAAAAAGCATCCGGCGAAATCGGCCCTTGGTCAGTATACATGATGATGCAAGGAGAAACCATTCCGAAAGAAAGTTGCCAAATAAGCCTAGCCCCAGAAAAGCAAGACAAATACGGCTTGCCGCAGGTTTCAATCCATGTACATTACGATGACAACGACATGCACATGATGCAGGATTTTCATGAGCAAGGGGAACAAATGCTCGAATTAGCTGGCTTTAAACAAATAAACAAAATAGACACTCATCAGGCTCCGGGGCTCGATATTCACGAAATGGGCGGTGCCCGCATGGGCAAAGACCCAAAAAACTCCATTCTCAACAGATTCAACCAAGTGCATACCTGCCAGAATGTATTCGTCACCGATGGAGCCTGCATGAGCTCCTTTGGTCACCAAAATCCCTCGCTCACATTTATGGCCCTCACGGCCCGGGCGGTGGATCACGCTATTTCTGAACTCAAAAAACAAAATCTATAA
- a CDS encoding FAD-dependent oxidoreductase produces MKKIRICLLPLLLLMGCKKQKEIPTYDVIVFGATSSGVMTAVSAKSYGKSVLILEPYNHLGGLSSGGLGQTDIGHKDAITGLAREFYKKIGGHYGQDERWTFEPSVAKSIFQEYLDKYNIPVEYGQKLVAVDKKRGRIEGLTVENGERKRREFKAKMFVDCSYEGDLMARAGVGYVIGREDNREFNETWDGVHVLEHHQFPEGIDPYLSEGDSTSGLLWGILSKKLAELGSGDDLVQAYNFRLCLTDSVENRLPIERPANYDSTHYELLWRYIRKAQPKELNWALMHIQPMPNAKTDINNSGPFSTDMIGANYDYPEADYNEREAIIRAHKSYTLGFLYFLGHDPRVPKHLREEMLKYGLPKDEYVETDHFTPQLYVRETRRMRSGYVMTEHNCWGEVVVDDGIGMAAYAMDSHNTQRLVIDGMVKNEGDVQKGWNVIKPYPVSFRAIVPKKEEVENLIVPVCLSATHIAYGSIRMEPVFMVLGQSAGLIASMALDKKVAVQDLDVAKIQSELKANPLGGPAK; encoded by the coding sequence ATGAAAAAAATCAGAATTTGTCTTTTGCCTTTGCTCCTGTTGATGGGCTGTAAAAAACAAAAGGAAATACCCACATACGACGTCATTGTTTTTGGAGCAACCTCATCGGGCGTGATGACGGCAGTCAGTGCAAAATCATATGGGAAAAGTGTATTGATTCTCGAACCCTACAATCACCTTGGAGGCCTGAGCTCTGGTGGTTTGGGACAAACGGATATCGGGCATAAGGATGCGATAACGGGATTGGCCCGTGAGTTTTATAAGAAAATCGGAGGGCATTACGGGCAAGACGAAAGGTGGACTTTTGAGCCTTCGGTCGCAAAAAGTATTTTTCAAGAATATCTGGATAAGTACAATATTCCGGTTGAATACGGCCAGAAACTTGTGGCTGTGGATAAGAAGAGGGGAAGAATAGAAGGTCTTACCGTAGAGAATGGCGAACGAAAACGGAGAGAATTCAAAGCGAAAATGTTTGTGGATTGCTCGTATGAAGGCGATTTAATGGCCCGAGCCGGTGTGGGGTATGTGATTGGAAGAGAAGATAACCGGGAATTTAACGAAACATGGGATGGCGTGCACGTGTTGGAGCACCACCAATTTCCAGAAGGCATCGACCCGTATTTGTCAGAGGGCGATTCGACTTCAGGATTGCTTTGGGGGATTTTGTCTAAAAAATTGGCTGAATTGGGTTCAGGTGATGATCTTGTGCAAGCCTACAATTTTCGTTTATGCCTTACCGATAGTGTGGAGAACCGCTTGCCGATTGAAAGACCTGCGAACTATGATTCGACGCATTATGAGCTCCTGTGGAGGTACATTAGAAAAGCCCAGCCCAAGGAATTGAATTGGGCATTGATGCACATTCAACCGATGCCCAACGCAAAAACAGATATCAACAATTCTGGCCCTTTTTCTACCGATATGATTGGAGCCAATTACGACTACCCCGAGGCAGATTATAATGAGCGAGAGGCCATTATTCGAGCACACAAAAGCTATACTTTGGGCTTTTTGTATTTTTTGGGGCACGATCCCCGCGTGCCGAAACACCTACGAGAAGAAATGCTGAAATACGGATTGCCAAAAGATGAATATGTGGAGACGGACCATTTTACACCTCAACTTTATGTTCGCGAAACGCGTCGCATGCGATCGGGATATGTAATGACCGAGCACAATTGCTGGGGAGAAGTGGTGGTCGATGATGGAATCGGTATGGCGGCATATGCGATGGATTCGCACAATACGCAGCGGTTGGTTATCGACGGTATGGTGAAAAATGAAGGCGATGTGCAAAAGGGTTGGAATGTGATCAAGCCTTATCCGGTTTCGTTTCGGGCCATCGTGCCCAAAAAAGAAGAAGTGGAAAACCTGATTGTACCCGTATGCTTATCGGCGACGCACATTGCCTACGGTTCTATTCGCATGGAACCCGTTTTCATGGTTTTGGGCCAATCTGCCGGACTCATTGCTTCAATGGCTTTGGATAAGAAAGTGGCTGTACAGGATCTGGATGTGGCGAAAATCCAAAGCGAACTGAAAGCGAACCCTTTGGGTGGGCCTGCCAAATAA
- the pyk gene encoding pyruvate kinase gives MYKKTKIVATVGPASESEEMLLKLAQAGVNVFRLNFSHGDHAEHLARLERIRKINKDHNFKCAILQDLQGPKIRVGEMEGGNKGVELIPGNKFVFSNEDIVGNAERVSTPYKGMYQDVKVGERILMDDGKLEVKVVAVDTEKQEVITEVVYGGLLKQKKGVNLPNTNISQPSVTDKDWEDLKFGLQYDVDWIALSFVRTAEEILKIKNYIKEQGSTAKVIAKIEKPEAIKNMDSIIEAVDGIMVARGDLGVEMPGEEVPLIQKELVRKCNLAAKPVIVATQMLESMIDNPRATRAEIGDVANAVYDGADAVMLSGESAAGKYPVLAVETMAKTVSEVEKHAPEKDLYFKHHTRVTLPDYASDDKDNDNVIMMACRLARDLDAKAVIGYTSSGYTAIRLSHHRPKAHIYIFTSNPKLLTQLSLYSGIEVFSSEKMPDNHEANLVDAARDFLIENGKLEKGDKFINTLSVPLQADNRTNTVRLSEVK, from the coding sequence ATGTATAAGAAAACCAAGATTGTAGCCACCGTTGGCCCTGCCTCTGAAAGTGAAGAAATGCTTTTGAAATTGGCTCAGGCCGGAGTGAACGTCTTCCGTCTGAACTTTTCGCACGGCGATCACGCCGAGCACTTGGCCCGCTTAGAAAGAATTCGCAAAATCAATAAAGATCATAATTTCAAATGTGCCATCCTGCAAGATTTGCAAGGACCGAAAATTCGCGTGGGCGAAATGGAGGGCGGCAACAAGGGCGTGGAGCTTATCCCCGGAAACAAGTTCGTATTTTCGAACGAAGACATCGTGGGCAATGCCGAACGCGTGAGTACGCCGTATAAAGGCATGTACCAAGATGTGAAAGTGGGCGAGCGAATCTTGATGGACGACGGAAAACTAGAAGTGAAAGTTGTGGCCGTCGATACCGAAAAGCAGGAAGTAATCACCGAAGTGGTTTACGGTGGTCTTTTGAAGCAAAAGAAAGGCGTAAACCTACCAAACACCAATATCTCTCAACCTTCTGTGACCGACAAAGACTGGGAAGATTTGAAATTCGGCCTTCAATACGATGTCGATTGGATTGCCCTTTCTTTTGTGCGTACGGCGGAAGAAATTCTTAAAATCAAGAATTACATAAAAGAGCAAGGCTCAACTGCCAAAGTGATCGCCAAAATCGAAAAGCCGGAAGCGATCAAAAACATGGATTCGATCATTGAAGCCGTAGACGGCATCATGGTAGCCCGTGGCGATTTGGGTGTTGAAATGCCAGGCGAAGAGGTACCTTTGATCCAAAAAGAATTGGTGAGAAAATGCAACCTTGCAGCCAAACCTGTTATCGTGGCCACCCAAATGCTCGAAAGTATGATCGACAACCCGCGTGCCACACGGGCCGAAATTGGCGACGTAGCCAATGCCGTGTACGACGGTGCGGATGCGGTCATGCTAAGCGGTGAGTCTGCCGCCGGTAAATATCCTGTTTTGGCCGTAGAAACGATGGCGAAAACCGTAAGCGAGGTAGAAAAGCACGCTCCTGAAAAAGATTTGTACTTCAAACACCATACGCGAGTGACATTGCCCGATTACGCGTCGGACGATAAAGACAACGACAATGTGATTATGATGGCCTGCCGATTGGCTCGTGACCTCGACGCCAAAGCAGTCATTGGCTATACCTCTTCTGGCTATACGGCCATTCGTCTTTCGCACCACAGACCGAAGGCCCATATCTACATTTTCACTTCGAATCCGAAGCTCTTGACACAATTGAGCCTTTATTCGGGCATTGAGGTGTTTTCTTCGGAAAAAATGCCAGATAACCATGAAGCCAACCTTGTGGATGCAGCCAGAGATTTCTTGATTGAAAATGGAAAACTTGAAAAAGGTGACAAGTTCATCAATACGCTTAGTGTACCGCTTCAGGCCGATAACCGTACGAATACGGTTCGTTTGAGTGAGGTGAAGTAA
- a CDS encoding 2-isopropylmalate synthase, producing the protein MSNRIYVFDTTLRDGEQVPGCQLNIDEKVMIAQKLDELGVDVIEAGFPVSSPGDFRSVEAVCQVVKNATVCGLTRAVEKDIEIAAAALKSAKRGRIHTGIGASDIHIKYKFNSTRDAILERGVNAVKYAKRFVEDVEFYAEDAGRADLEFLARLTEAVIEAGATVVNLPDTTGYLLPTVMYDRVNYLMNNVPNVDKAILSMHNHNDLGMATANTIAGVQAGARQVEVTINGIGERAGNTSLEEVAMTLKVHKELDAHTNIKSENLYPLSQLVSRTMRMPVQPNKAIVGRNAFAHSSGIHQDGFLKHAHNYEIMTPQEVGVEKSDIVLTARSGRHALKHRLEILGFVLSKEEVDLTYIRFLDLADKIKEVNDKDLVSLMKELEVTAE; encoded by the coding sequence ATGAGTAATCGCATCTACGTTTTTGATACTACACTAAGAGACGGTGAGCAAGTGCCTGGCTGTCAGTTGAATATTGACGAAAAAGTAATGATAGCCCAAAAACTGGACGAGCTCGGAGTAGATGTGATTGAAGCGGGTTTCCCGGTGTCCAGTCCTGGCGATTTCCGTTCGGTAGAAGCCGTGTGTCAGGTGGTGAAAAACGCTACAGTTTGCGGATTGACCCGAGCCGTGGAAAAAGACATTGAAATTGCCGCAGCAGCCTTGAAATCGGCCAAAAGAGGGCGTATCCATACTGGAATCGGAGCTTCGGATATCCATATTAAATATAAATTCAACAGTACAAGAGATGCTATTTTGGAGCGTGGGGTGAATGCTGTGAAATATGCCAAGCGTTTTGTGGAGGATGTAGAATTTTATGCTGAAGACGCAGGCAGAGCTGATTTGGAATTCTTGGCCAGATTGACCGAAGCTGTAATTGAGGCAGGAGCTACCGTAGTGAACCTTCCGGACACAACAGGTTATTTGTTGCCCACGGTGATGTATGATCGTGTGAACTATTTGATGAACAATGTGCCGAATGTAGATAAGGCTATTTTGTCTATGCACAACCACAATGATTTGGGAATGGCTACCGCAAATACAATTGCCGGCGTGCAAGCGGGTGCCCGACAAGTGGAGGTCACAATCAATGGAATTGGTGAGCGTGCAGGAAACACCTCTTTGGAAGAAGTGGCGATGACCTTGAAAGTGCACAAAGAATTGGATGCACACACCAATATAAAAAGTGAAAACCTGTATCCCTTGAGCCAACTGGTTTCCAGAACCATGCGTATGCCTGTGCAGCCCAATAAAGCTATTGTAGGCCGCAACGCTTTCGCACACTCTTCAGGAATTCACCAGGATGGATTCTTAAAACATGCCCACAATTATGAAATTATGACGCCGCAAGAGGTGGGTGTAGAGAAATCGGACATTGTATTGACGGCACGGAGCGGTCGCCATGCTTTGAAACACCGTCTGGAAATCTTGGGTTTTGTATTGAGTAAAGAAGAAGTGGACCTGACATACATTCGATTCTTGGATTTGGCCGATAAAATTAAGGAGGTGAATGACAAGGATTTAGTAAGTCTAATGAAAGAATTGGAAGTGACCGCAGAATAA
- a CDS encoding O-methyltransferase, which produces MKIMEDKPKNKPQILEKIINKTEELGFNMPSDVWVGSMLKALVSAKRGGQFLELGTGTGLSLAWILEGIDAESEVISIDYDPQLIDLVKGFFHDESRVKLMAQDGGEWILANQDKRFDLIFADAWPGKYSLLDETLALLKPGGIYLIDDMNPQANWPEGHAEKAVNLLAHLEDRRDLEIVKMNWSTGLVLGVKKD; this is translated from the coding sequence ATGAAAATTATGGAAGATAAACCCAAAAACAAGCCCCAAATTCTTGAAAAAATCATAAACAAGACAGAAGAACTGGGCTTTAATATGCCTTCGGATGTATGGGTGGGAAGCATGCTCAAAGCGTTGGTAAGTGCTAAACGCGGGGGACAGTTTCTAGAACTTGGTACCGGAACCGGCCTTTCACTGGCTTGGATACTCGAGGGAATTGACGCCGAATCGGAAGTGATCAGCATTGATTACGATCCGCAACTGATCGACTTGGTCAAGGGCTTTTTTCATGATGAGTCGCGTGTGAAACTGATGGCCCAAGATGGTGGAGAATGGATTTTGGCCAATCAAGACAAAAGGTTTGATTTAATTTTCGCGGACGCTTGGCCGGGTAAATATAGCCTTTTGGATGAAACTTTAGCCTTGCTTAAGCCCGGAGGGATATACCTGATCGACGACATGAATCCGCAAGCCAATTGGCCTGAAGGGCATGCCGAAAAGGCTGTAAATTTATTGGCTCACTTGGAAGACCGCCGAGATTTGGAAATCGTAAAAATGAACTGGTCGACTGGTTTGGTTCTGGGCGTGAAAAAAGATTAA
- a CDS encoding NAD(P)-dependent alcohol dehydrogenase has translation MKTAIRRNYCSPENIRIEEVETPNPQKDELLIKVKNTTVNRTDCANLSGKPFIMHFVLGLFKPKNPQIGTDLAGEVIKMGPEATRFKPGEAVMGFFDTGLSSQAEYACVSEKRLWPIPESISFSEAAASLEGAHYAYTFFAKSKFQEGQRILINGASGAIGSALLQFVRTLNVHITATCSPQTVSIIREWGADEVIDFTQQDFSQLPSEPFDYIFDTVGKSTFGQCKHLLTAEGVYISSELGPFAQNLFYALFSPILGGKKVIFPAPFPHNRSIPFILDHLKQGSFKPLLDKTFPFHRISEAYSYTASGQKTGNVLLEF, from the coding sequence ATGAAAACAGCCATAAGGAGAAATTACTGCAGCCCCGAAAATATTCGTATCGAAGAAGTTGAAACGCCCAACCCCCAAAAGGATGAGCTTTTGATAAAAGTGAAAAACACTACGGTGAACAGAACCGATTGTGCCAACCTGAGCGGCAAACCGTTTATCATGCATTTTGTGCTCGGTCTCTTCAAACCCAAGAATCCGCAAATTGGCACTGACCTTGCAGGAGAAGTGATAAAAATGGGGCCCGAAGCCACTCGATTTAAACCTGGAGAAGCTGTCATGGGCTTTTTCGATACAGGTCTCTCTTCACAGGCCGAATACGCCTGTGTTTCGGAAAAACGGCTGTGGCCTATTCCCGAATCCATTTCCTTTTCGGAAGCCGCGGCCAGTTTGGAAGGAGCCCACTACGCCTATACTTTTTTTGCAAAATCAAAATTTCAAGAGGGCCAACGCATCTTAATCAATGGAGCTTCTGGAGCCATCGGTTCGGCTTTGCTGCAATTTGTTCGTACTTTAAATGTACACATCACCGCCACTTGCAGCCCACAAACTGTAAGTATTATACGTGAATGGGGAGCCGATGAAGTCATCGATTTCACCCAACAGGATTTCAGTCAATTGCCCAGCGAGCCTTTTGATTATATTTTCGACACCGTAGGCAAAAGCACTTTTGGGCAATGCAAACATTTACTTACCGCCGAAGGCGTCTATATTTCATCCGAACTTGGCCCTTTTGCTCAAAACCTGTTTTATGCTTTATTTTCTCCCATTTTAGGTGGAAAGAAAGTGATTTTCCCAGCCCCATTTCCACACAACAGATCGATTCCCTTTATTTTGGACCACTTGAAACAAGGAAGTTTCAAGCCTCTACTGGACAAAACATTCCCCTTTCACCGTATTTCAGAAGCTTACTCTTATACCGCTTCTGGACAGAAAACGGGCAATGTTTTGCTTGAATTTTAA
- a CDS encoding alpha-L-fucosidase, producing the protein MKFRIFVFFCFMLIGPRLFAQQPRPTKEQLQWQDAEIGVVFHYDLHVFDGQKYKQGNNRVEPVLDYNMFNPEQLDTDQWVKAAKAAGAKFAILTVTHETGFALYQSDINPYCMKALKFQDGRGDVLRDFVNSCRKYGLLPGIYLGIRWNAFFGVHDFKVEGDSQFAKNRQLAYKKLCEGMVKELCTRYGDIFMFWFDGGADDPTNNGADVLPIVQKYQPKCLFYHNAQRADFRWGGSESGTVPYPCWATFPFPFSHSKNQDLIFADNFNLLKHGDKQGKYWMPAMSDAPLRGSNGRHEWFWEPEDEAAIEPLEDLMHMYKNSVGHNSTLILGLTPDDRGLMPQADVQRLKEWGEKINEEFGHPLASRAGAGNVLEIELNRKTQIDHLSIMEDIAKGERVRKFKIEAKVDGHWKVLLEGESIGHKFMGYFEPVQTKNIRLEVLDSVNQPIIKAFNVY; encoded by the coding sequence ATGAAATTTAGAATATTTGTTTTCTTCTGCTTCATGCTTATTGGGCCACGGCTTTTTGCCCAACAACCCCGCCCAACGAAAGAGCAATTGCAATGGCAGGATGCTGAAATCGGTGTTGTGTTTCATTATGATTTGCATGTGTTTGACGGCCAAAAATACAAACAGGGCAACAACCGGGTAGAGCCTGTCTTGGATTACAATATGTTTAATCCCGAGCAATTGGATACCGATCAGTGGGTAAAAGCGGCAAAAGCTGCGGGAGCCAAATTCGCCATTCTTACGGTAACGCACGAAACGGGTTTTGCTTTGTATCAAAGCGACATCAATCCGTATTGCATGAAAGCCTTGAAATTTCAGGATGGAAGAGGCGATGTGCTTCGCGATTTTGTGAATTCGTGTAGAAAATATGGGCTTTTGCCCGGGATATATTTGGGTATTCGTTGGAATGCCTTTTTTGGTGTGCACGATTTTAAGGTTGAAGGCGATTCGCAGTTTGCAAAAAACAGGCAATTGGCATACAAGAAACTGTGCGAAGGAATGGTGAAAGAATTGTGTACGCGTTACGGTGATATTTTTATGTTTTGGTTTGATGGTGGAGCCGATGACCCAACAAACAACGGAGCGGATGTGCTTCCGATCGTGCAAAAATATCAACCCAAATGCTTGTTTTACCACAATGCCCAAAGAGCCGATTTCAGGTGGGGTGGCTCGGAGTCGGGTACGGTGCCTTATCCTTGTTGGGCCACTTTCCCGTTCCCGTTTTCACATTCGAAAAATCAAGATTTAATTTTTGCCGACAATTTCAATTTACTGAAGCATGGCGACAAACAAGGTAAATATTGGATGCCGGCCATGTCGGATGCCCCTTTGAGAGGAAGCAACGGCAGGCATGAATGGTTTTGGGAGCCGGAGGATGAGGCAGCAATAGAGCCTCTAGAAGATTTGATGCACATGTATAAGAATTCGGTGGGTCACAACTCTACTTTGATTCTCGGGCTTACCCCAGACGACAGGGGTTTAATGCCGCAAGCGGATGTGCAGAGATTGAAAGAGTGGGGTGAGAAAATAAACGAAGAGTTTGGGCATCCTTTGGCTAGCCGTGCGGGAGCGGGGAATGTGTTGGAAATAGAATTGAACCGCAAAACGCAAATTGATCACTTGTCGATAATGGAAGACATTGCCAAAGGTGAACGCGTGAGGAAATTCAAAATTGAAGCCAAAGTTGATGGCCATTGGAAAGTGCTCTTGGAAGGAGAAAGCATTGGCCACAAGTTTATGGGGTATTTCGAGCCTGTACAAACTAAAAATATCAGGTTGGAGGTGCTCGATTCGGTAAATCAACCGATTATAAAAGCGTTCAATGTCTATTAA
- a CDS encoding DUF2795 domain-containing protein, producing MYWTLELVSYLEDAPWPATKDELIDYSIRSGAPNEVMENLSELEDDGQPYENIEEIWPDYPTKEDFFFNEDEY from the coding sequence ATGTACTGGACGTTAGAATTGGTCTCTTATTTGGAAGATGCTCCGTGGCCAGCCACCAAAGATGAGTTGATCGACTACTCGATTCGCTCTGGTGCCCCCAATGAAGTGATGGAAAACCTTTCTGAATTGGAGGATGATGGTCAGCCTTACGAAAACATTGAAGAGATTTGGCCCGATTATCCGACCAAAGAAGATTTCTTCTTCAATGAAGATGAGTATTAG